From Besnoitia besnoiti strain Bb-Ger1 chromosome X, whole genome shotgun sequence, one genomic window encodes:
- a CDS encoding ribosomal protein RPS6 (encoded by transcript BESB_016090), protein MKLNLANPQAGMQKTVEVDDEKKLLPFFEKRMGAEVAGDSIGDEFKGYIFRISGGNDKQGFPMMQGVLANHRVRLLFRKGMKCYRQRRTGEKKRKSVRGAIVGPDLAVLNLVLVKKGPETIPGLTDAERPRRLGPKRANHIRKLFNLSKDQDVRKYVVRRQIEGKKKTKAPKIQRLITKTRLQRKRAYLSKQRRSVIKSREEAKAYKEVLTAYKHDQKKKRADVVAKKKAQAAVAAAPKVADAKKTAAGKKGGK, encoded by the coding sequence ATGAAGCTCAACCTCGCGAATCCCCAGGCGGGGATGCAGAAGACCGTCGAAGTcgacgacgagaagaagTTGCTGCCGTTCTTCGAAAAGCGCATGGGTGCTGAAGTTGCTGGTGACAGCATCGGTGATGAGTTCAAGGGCTACATCTTCCGCATCTCGGGAGGCAATGACAAGCAAGGATTTCCCATGATGCAGGGTGTCTTGGCGAACcaccgcgttcgcctcctttTCCGGAAAGGGATGAAGTGCTACAGACAGCGTCGTACAGGTGAGAAGAAGCGCAAGAGCGTGAGGGGCGCCATCGTTGGTCCTGATCTTGCTGTCCTGAACCTCGTGTTGGTGAAGAAGGGTCCTGAAACCATCCCTGGCCTGACCGACGCCGAGCGCCCTCGACGCTTGGGACCGAAGCGCGCAAACCACATTCGCAAGCTGTTTAACTTGTCCAAGGACCAAGATGTGAGAAAATACGTCGTTCGTCGACAGATTgagggaaagaagaagacaaagGCACCCAAGATTCAGCGCCTGATCACGAAgactcgcctgcagcgcaagAGGGCGTACCTGTCCAAGCAGCGTCGTAGTGTCATCAAGAGCcgtgaggaggcgaaggcataCAAGGAGGTGCTGACTGCCTACAAGCACGACCAAAAGAAGAAGCGTGCTGATGTTGttgcgaagaagaaggcgcaggctgcggtAGCTGCTGCACCCAAggtcgcggacgcgaagaaaaCCGCTGCTGGCAAGAAGGGTGGCAAGTAA